The genomic interval GAGACGACGCGACCTGAGTCGGGACGCTGGTGACGGCGCTGGTCGGAAGGCAGACGGGTGCGCTGTTGCCGCTGGTGGCAGGCGTTTCGGTGGGTGGGGGACCTGGATCGGGACCTGAGTGCGGACCTGGTCGGGACCTGAGTCCGGACCTAGGTCCGGACTCAGGTCTGACGTTGGTCCGGATGCGGGTGGCTGCTCGCCGGGCGCGGGACGCAGCACCATGCCGGCGGCCTCGGGGGTGCGCTTGGACTTGCGGCGGTTGCAGCCGCGGCAGGCCACTACGAGGTTGGAGGCCGTCGGCGATCTCGGGGTCGACGTGGTCGTAAGTGAGGCCGGCGTCGGAGACCCGGTCGGAGAAGGGGCAGAAGTTGCCGCAGTAGCGGCACACGTCGCGGTCGCGGGCCCGGACGGCCGCCTTCAGGGCGGAGTTCTTCAGCTCCTTGGCCTTGGCCTTGTGGACGTCGTTCTCCGACCGGGACGGGTTGCGGTCGAGGTAGTCGTGGATCAAGTAATCCCAGTCGTCGACCCACGTCCGGCCGTTCATGCACTCGCACCGCTCGCCGTCGTCGCGGCGGTGCAGCAGCGGCGCCCGGCCGTACCGGGCGCGCATGAGCCGCTCGTTGGCCTCGTCCCAGCCGAACAGGTCGAGGATGTCGGCGGTGAGGAACCCGTCGGACCGTTCGCCGGACACCCACGACAGCAGCTGGGTCCACACGCCGAGCGCCTCGGCGCGCTGCTTCTTCGCCCGCAGCCCGGTAGCACCGGGGTCGGCCAGGCCACGGACCTTGACGGACATGGCCAGCCGGTCGTCGATGCGCCCCCAAGGCATTAGCGGCGTCCTTTCGGGACACGACAACTAATGATCAACATCTATGGCTCTCCCGGTATGGCGAGGCGCGGCCACCGGTTCCGGTGGCCGCGCCGGGCGGGCGTGTAGGGGCTGTTTGCAGGTCAGCGGGCGAACGACATGTCTGGTGGAGCGTCGGGCGGGCAGGTGTCGCACCGTGAGCCCGGCAGGCCCCAGACGGGCGTGTAGCAGACGCAGCAGGCCACCATCTCGTAGCCGGCGACCCGGGCCGCCGGCTTCTCGGTGACCTCGGGCGGGGCCTGCCCGGCGAGGGCGGCGTCGACGAGCGCGCGGCCCTTGCGGGCCCGCTCGACGGCCTCCTCCGGGGTGCGGACCTCGCGAACAGCGACGTCGGTCTCCCACTTCGGCCTGCCCCGGTAGCCGCGCTGCATCACGCACCCGCCGAGCCGGCCGGAACGCCAGCGCCGATGACCGCCGTGGTGTCGTCCGCGTTCGCAGCTGCCTCCTGGCGGAGGGCCTCGGCCAGCACCTCCTCGCCGTTCGGTCAGCTGGTAGAGGCGCACGCCGTCCCGGTCGTCGGCGTCCTCGGCGAGCCGAACCAGGCGGGCCGCCATGAGCGGACCGAGCCGCCGGCCGGCGCGGCGCAGGCCGAACGGCGGGTCGGGCAGCTTCTCGAAGTCCGGCCGGGTGTAGCGGGGGTCGCTGTGCACGCGGCCCTGCCTGATCGCTACGAGCAGCTCGACGTGTTCGGGGCCGAGGGTGGTCTGCATGAGGGTGTCTCCGATCGTGCTGTTCGGGTTGTGCGTCACGCCGCCGGCTCTTCCTGATCGCCGGCGTCGAGCAGGGCCAGGTGCCGCCGGCGTCGCCGGATCCGGCGCGCAGCGTCGTCCTCCAGCGCTGCCCGCTTCGCCAGGGCCTGCTCGACCGGGTGGGGCGGCTCGGGCGGCAAGGGAGGAGGGCCGTATCGCTCGGTCAGCAGGGCGTCGAGCAGGTCCTGCCGCGTCATGACGGGTCACCCCGGGTGGCGCGCAGGGTGGCGCAGGCAGCGCAGTCACGCGGCTGTAGCCGGACCCGCTTGCGGCCGGTGGCCCGACCGGTGAGGGTGATCCCGCAGATGTGCGGGTACCGCTCGTCGACGGGCACCGGCCGGCCGAGCAGGATGCTCGCGCCATCCACACTCCGGGCTGCATCGCGTCACCGTGGCCCGTCCTCGACGAGCTGGCCGTCGAGCGCGTCGCCGGCGCGGAGCCCGGCCCGGACGCCGGCGGCGTACAGGGTCGACAGGTCCGCCGGCAGCAGGCCGAGCGCGCACAGCACGTCGAGGGCCTGGTCGACGCCGGCGACGTAGAGCTCCACGCTGTGCACGTCGTAGCGGCCGCCGTCGGAGAGGTAGCGGACGCTGAGGTAGCCGTCGCGGTGCCACTGCACGGCGACCAGCTCGGCCCGGGCCAGCGGGGCCACCCCGGGCGGCGGGGCGAACGGCAGCTCGTACTCGCGCGGCTCGACGCACCACTGCTGGGCGTGCCGGAGGGCGGCCCGGAGGCGGGCGATCTGCGTCAGCGTCAGCTGCGGACGGTCGACGGTGGGGGCGTCCGCCCCGTCGCCGGGGAAGTCGGCGACGGAGCGGACACGCGGGGCTCGTCGACGACGTCGACGACGACGGCGGGCACCGGCGGGAAGGCAGTGCAGGGGCGGCGGGGACGTCGACGGCGGCCACGGGCGCGGCGGGCCAGCACCGGGGGCACCACTTCGCGTCGTGCCGCTCCCGGGCCTGCCGGGCGGTCACGATCAGACCGTTACGCGTCGACCTGCGGCACACGGTGAACTCGGCACCGGGCGGCGGGTCGTGCGCCTCAATTCCCCGGCGCGCGATCGCGATCCACACCTCGTCGTCGTCGGCCGGGCCCGCCGGGAGGACCGCGTCGACACGACGCACGAACTCCGGCGCAACCTCGGCGACCGCCGCGATGCGCGCCGCCGGGTCGGTCTCGTACTGCTCGCCGAGGCCGGCCAGCTCGTCCTGGTCGTCGACGTTGGGGTGGGTGTCGCACTCGTCGGCTGGCTCTGCGATGGGCCGCCGGTTGGTGCCGGAACCACCACAGCGCGGGCAGGTGTTCTTCGTGCCCTCGAACCACTTTCCGCAGCCAAAGCACTGCCACGACCAGCGGTCGGGCTCGACGGCCGGGGTCGGGCGGGTTGCTGGCCGCTGGCGGCCGTCCAGCGACATGACCGTAGCGGGGAGCGCGTCTGTCTCAGCTGAGACAGACGCGACGTCCCGGGCGGCGGTGGAGTGGCTGATCCCGAGGGCGGTGCCGATCGCGCGGGTGGACATGCGACCAGCCGCAGCGCGGTGACGGCCTGGCGGCGGTGGACCTCGGTCAGCCTCAGCGCGCGCCCGATCTCCTCGTCGACGTACGCCTCCCACGACGCGTAGCCGAGGACCTCCCAATCGCCGCGCTCCCACGCGAGCGCGATTTCCTGGACCGTCTCCAGCCAGTCCTGCAAGCCCTGCCGGATCCGGTCGGCGCGGGCCCGCGCGACCGGCACCGTCGAGCGGATCTCCACCACGGCGTTCACCGGTTCTCCCCTCTGGTGCGCGCGACGGCCGCCGGGTCGAGGCGCAGGGTCGGGGCGTCAACGGGGTGGCCGGTCGCCAGCCGGCTGGCCACCACCAGCCGCCCGGTCGCGGTGGGCGTCGTCGCCGGCGCGGTGCCGGCCGGCGGCCGGCTGGACGAGGGTGGGCGGTCGGCGGCCGGGACCGGCGGCCGGCGCAGAACCCGACCGGGCCAGTCGGCCCCGGTGCCGGTCACCACGCGTCCTCCCCGTGGTCCCGCTCGCCCAAGATCGCGGCGTCACGCTCCCGCGCGGCCTCCACCAGCGCGTCCGGCAGCGGCCGGGGCGGGCGGCCGGGTCCGAGTGGCGGGCGTCGCCGGCCCTGCCGACCATGCGGCAGGTGCGGCAGGTCGCCCGGCCGGCGTGGTCGCGTCCGAGGTCCGGGTCCGGCACCAGCGGATGCCGGCGGCGGATCACCGGACCGACCCGTCGACGAGGGCACCGAGGCCGTCGATCGGTTCCTGTCCGGGCCCGGGGCGGCCACCCCGCCCGGACATGCCGGGCAGGGTGGCCGACACGGCCTGGACGGCGGCGGCGCGGGCGGCCGCCTTGCGCTTACGCCAGCAGCCTGCACCGACCCGGCGCGCGCGGGACTCCGGGGTGTGAAGCTCGCGGTCGCAGTCGATGCACCACACCGGGGTCGGCTCAGCCATCGCCGGCACCCGGCCGTGTCGCCGTCCGTTTCCACGTCGGCGGACGGCGTCCGGGCCGGCGAGGGCGGACCGGAGCCGGCCCCGCACATCGGCGGGCACCCACACGCCGGAGAGGTCCAGCGGCCCGCCGGCCAGCACGTCGAGCAACCGGTGAACATACGCCGACGCTCGCTCCGGCGGCGGGTCGATCGCCGGCGGGCTGTCCGGCTGCCACGCCGTCCAGATCCCGGCCGCGCCGGCCCGTAACGCCTCCCGACGGTCCGGCGAAACCATACGGTGCGCGAGCGCGGCCAGGGCCCGGTACGCCTGGGCCGACTGGTCCCGCTCGTCGAGCTGCCGGGTACGGGCAGCGAGAGCGACCATCACGGCGGCGAACAGCCCGCCGCCGGACAGAGCGACCAGGACGCTGACCACGTAGTGCTGACGTCGATCATCGGTGGGCCTCCGGGATGATGAGGTGGTCGACGGCGCGACCGCGCCGATGCAGTGGGTGGACGCGGCGCGCTGCGCTCGGTGTCGGGCCGTGCGGGCCCGGCGATCGGACACAGCGACGCAGACCGCGGCCGCGCCCAGCCACGCGAGGACCAGCACGACGATCAGCGACCAGGTACGGGGTCCGGCGTCGCCCGGCCACGCGGCGGCGAGCGCGGACACGATGAGCACCACGCCGGCGGCCACGGTCAGCACAGGCCCCACCGGCAGCGAGGGCCTCGTGGACGTCGGGCCGCCGAGCCGGGTACGGCGCGGCCAGCCCCGGTCGGGCCGGTGCGCCCACCACCAGATCCCCGCCGGGGCCAGGGCCACCAGCAGCAACCCGGCCACCTCCGGCGCGGCCAGGGCCACGCCCTGCACGATCCCGGCCCTCATGCCGCCGCTCCCACCGCCCGCAGCGGCACCGACGCGGTGACGACCAGACGGCTACCCCGCCACAGCGCACACGCGCTGTAGAGGTGCGTCTGCTGGCCGTCGACGATCGTCTGCTGCTCGACGGCCGTCGCGGCCGCGCCGACCTCGTCCGCCCACCCGGCGGCCTCGGCCACCGTGCGGCACGTGATCACGACCGTCTCGGTCCCAGCCAAGAACCGCACGCTCTCGGGGCGGGCAGCGCCGGCCGGTCGACGGCGGCGGTCAGGTCCGAGATCAACCGCAGCACCCGCGCCCGGCTCATCCGCACCCGGGCCGGCTGCGCCACCATCTGGCCGGCGACCGGCACCGGCGCGGCCGCCGGCAGCGGGCCCGGCATCCCGGACGGCGTGGCCGCCGGGACCGCGGAACCGTCCACCCACAACCCGCACACGCCCGGCGGGTCGACGCCCGCCCACGTCTCCGACTCCCGCCCGGCGGCCTGGATCGCGTCCAGCACACCGTCGAGGTCCCCGCTGCACACCATCACCGCGGCGGCCACTGTGCTGGACGCCTCGTCGCGGATCTCCACCCGCAACGTGGCGGGCCACCACAGGTCGGCAGGGTGAGGCGCTCCGGCCCGCCGGTCGTAGCGACGCTGGGCCCCGAGGTGGGGTCAGAGTCCCGGCGGGCCGGAGTCGTCTGGACGGGGGCGGCGACGTCGACGGGTGCCGCCCCGTCTCCGGCCGGGTGGCCGGAGTCTCGGCCGCCCGGGGGCGGCGGTAGGGTTGGTCATCTCGCTGTGGTCCCTTCGTGGAGGTTGGGCCTGGTCGGGATTCCGGGCCACGGCCGTGACAGCGGCCGTGGCCTTCTTGCTGCTGCTGGTGCTCGAGGCCAAGAGGCCGAGCACCACGAGGGCGATCACCCGCCGGCCGGGCCGGGCCGCAGACGCGACCCGGCACAGCTGCACAAGGTGGGTCATTCGGCGATGGCCAGGCGGAACGCTGCGCGCCGCTGCTTTTTCGCGTCCCGTCGCCGCTGGGCGGCGGTCAGCCCGCGCCGATCGTTCTGCCGCTGGTAGTTGTCCGACCGCTTCTCGGCCGACAGGGGAGCGGCTGAGGTGCTGTTGGCGCCGGCGCTCCACGCCGTCGCCTCCAGGCGGATGCGCTCGGCCACCTGCTGGCCGGGGACGCGCAGGGTGAGGTCGATCCCCGACTTGGTCGGGGGGCCGCCGGTCTCGGGTCCGGTCATGCTGCAACTCCTTTGGATCGGCCGACTTCGGCGCGCCTCGCGGCGACCTCGTCGGGGTGGGGACACTTGCCGGCTTCACCGCGCGGCTGGCCAGGATCTCGGCAGCGTCTTCGTGGGTGAAGCGGATCTCGTTGGCGATGCGGTGGTGCGGGAACGTCCGGGCGGAGACGCCTTTGCGGAGCCAGTCCTCACCGGTCTCCACAGCGCGGCCAGCTCGGCGAAGGTGAACACCTCCAGGTCGCGGCTGCTCACGCTGCGGCCTCGGTGTCGTCGGCCGGCGCGGCCCACTTGAAAAACTGGTCGAAGCTGACCGCCAGCCCGACGCGGGCGAGCTTGTCGGCGTTCAAGTCAAACGCGGCCAAGGCGTTCGCCATCAGCGCCTCGGAAACCACTCCCCCGTCGAGGGCCCGATCAATGGTCTTGCCCTCCATGCCGAGCAGTCGGCCGGCTGCCGGCCCCTTGTCGCGGCCGACCAGCGTGAGGAGGGCAAGCCGGAAGGGCACCGGCTTGACGTAGCAGTGGTGACGCGTTTCCGGTATCGCCAAGTGATTCCGTAAACGTGTTTCCGTTTTCACGTCCAGGGACGTTACTCCGGAAGTGCGTTGCCGACAACTCACCCGTTCGGACGACTGATCCGGCAACGCGTTTCCGGTTACTCTGTCCGACATGGCACAACGAGGACTGACCTCACGACAGGCCGCACGGGCGAAGAGACGCCAACAAGCAGGCAAGATTGATCTTCTTGAACCCCGCACACTGCGGCCCGGCTGGCAGCTACGCAAGGAAACGCGTTCCCGCTACGATCACGTCGTGGCGACGGGCGAGGTCAACCGACAGGCTTGGGTGGAGGTGGTCCGCGAGCTCCTCGCCGAAGAGGCCGAACTCCATCGGAAGACTCACGGCGCCAAGACCCGATTCGCGGCCAAGGTCGGTGTGAGCGTGCGCACCGTCGACACCTGGCTGCGCCGGGACGTGGACGTCAAGGAAGCCAACGTCCGTGCCGTTGCCGAGGCGTACGGCCGGGACCAGATGGAACTGCTCATTCGCGTCGGGTTCTATGCCGTCGAGCAGATGCCGTACAGGCCCTCAGACGAAGAGATCGACGAGGAACAGCGCCAGGTCCTGGAGTCGGAGCTAGACGACGAGATCAAGGCGGAGATCCTCCAGCAGCTGGAGGAGATGCGTGCCGCCGACGAGCGGCTAATCGTGGAGCAGCGCGAGCGCGATAAGCAGCGCCGGATGCGGGAGCTGGGTTACCGCATCGAGCAGGCGCGCCGCAGCGCGTAGCACCAACCCCTTTCACCGCCGCAGGCCCCGGCCGCGGCTCACCCACCCATGCCCTGGGGAGATTCCATGTGGATCGAGAAGAACGGGCGTACCTGGCGGATCCGCGAGCTCCTCGCCGGCGAGAAGATCACCCTCGCCAGCGGGTACGAGACGAAGAGCGCCGCCCAGAACGCCATGACGATCATGAAGGCAGACGCGCTGCGCGGCGACGCTCTGGTGCCACGCGGCGGGGAACTCACCCTGGCTGACTGGGTGGCCACCTGGTGGCCGGCCTACAGGCGCGCCCTCAAGGAGACCAGCCGGAACAGCATCGAAGGCGTGATCAACCGGTACATCGTGTCGATGCTCGGGCACCTGCGCCTGGGCGAGCTTTCGGAACAGCCACTCATCGTGCAGCGTTGGACAAACGACCTGCTCGACGGGCGCACCCGGGTCAAGAAGCCGCGGCCACTGGCAAACAAGACGGTGCGTAATGCCCACGGTCAGCTGTACGTGATCATGGCCGCCGCCATCACGCACAAGTACATCCGCCACAACCCGTGCGAACACACGCTGCTGCCTGAGGAGGACGACGACCGGGACGAGATGCTGTTCCTCACGCCGGAGGAAGCCGATCGCGTCATCCAGGCGACTCCGGAGCATTGGCGCCCGCTGATCCTCCTGTTCATGGCGACCGGCCTGCGCTGGAGCGAAGCGATGGGGTTGCGGAAGCGGGACATCGACCTGGTGCGGAACCGCCTGCACGTCCGGCTCCAGACGGTCGAGGTCAGCGGCCGGCCCATCGACCAGACACCGAAGACCAAACGCGGCAAGCGGCACGTGACCTTTCAGCACGACATCGCCGAGGTGCTGCGCCCCCTGCTCGACGGTAAGAGGTCCGACGACCGCGTGTTCACGGGCCCGAAGGGTGGACTCATCCGCCGCAAGGAGTTCTACGAGATTTGGTGGTTCGTGCGCGAGGCCGCCGGGTTCCCCGGACTGCGACTGCACGACCTGAGGCACACGCACGTAGCGTGGCTCATCGCGGCGAACGTGCCGCTGTCGGCGATCAGCCGGCGGATCGGCCACAAGGACATCGGATTCACCGACCAGCGGTACGGCCACCTCCTACCGGAGGTCGACGAGGGCGTTGTGGCGGCAGTGGAGGCCGCAATGCGCAAGGTCGACTTTAGGGGGAACGTAGGGGAACCGGTCCCCGCTTGACCCCCGCGAACCCCCGTCCACCCCGCCGAAACCCCTGGTCAGCCAGGTCGCAAGGCTCTGACCTGGGGCCATAAACAAGTTCGAATCTCGTATCCTCCGCTGGAGATTGGTAAGCGTTGAAGCAGGTCAGGCCCGGTCTTTGGACCGGGCCTGACGATCTTTAGGGGACAGGTAGGGGAAGTCAGCCGCGCTGGTGCCCCGGGCGCGAGCGTCGAGGGATCCGGGACACCTCGGCCAACCGCTTGCGGACGCCGGCGACGTAGCCGCGCGCCTCGGCCTCACGGACCGCCCGCTCCTGCTCCACCAGCGCCCGACTAGTGGCTTCGGCCCTTCCGCGCTGGTATGCCTGCCTCACCTCCAGGGCGTGGCGCTCCTCGTCTGCCTCAATGTCCGCCGCCATCATGTCGATCACACCGAGATGATGCCGCACTTCGTCCAGCACCGCCCGAAGGCGGCGATCATACGAATCGACGACAGCCACGAGCAGCATGCCGACTGGCAGGAGGGCGGCAGCCACCATCGCGGCCAGGAGGCTTGCCTCGATGGCCGTGACGCCGGCAGTCAGACAGCCGGCTCCAATGCAGCCGATGCCTGTGGTACGCGGGGAGGGATGGATACGCATGGGCGCACTCCTGGGTGGATGAGTCCTTACAGTGATCAACTCACAGCGGTGAGTCATTGAAACACCCGTACCGATCCGCCACGTCCCCACTGGCGGGGGCCATCACCTCGACCAGCGCGCAACTAGTTGACGATGCACGATCTTCACGCTATGGAACACACAGAGCGTGAAAACCCGCTGCGGGACCGAAGCCGCAACGATCGGGAGTGACGCACGCTCGGTGATCAATCTGATACATCACTGGCAATCCCTTCGCAGCGCGCTCCGCTGACTGATTTCACGCATCGCGCAAGAGATCCCGGCCCACCAGGTCGAAACGGTCACCAAGACGTTGCACTCAAGCGGATTTTCCGACGTACCGTCCGAAGTGGCGGCCCGCCGGGGTAGAGGCCGGCGGGCCGCCGCCCAGCCCTCTACCTGGGAGGAACCCCATGGACAGTCTCGGCCGCCAGATCGCCAAGATCCGGGGTAGACGCGGCATGTCGCAACGCGAGCTGGCCGCCGCCGCCGGCGTCAGCGTCGACCTGGTCTCGAAGCTAGAGCAGGGCCAGAGGAAAAGCGCCCGCTTGGAGTCCGTGGCCGCGCTTGCTCACGCGCTCGACGTCACGCCCGCCGAGCTGCTCGGCAAGCCGCGCGGCCT from Micromonospora inyonensis carries:
- a CDS encoding DUF6011 domain-containing protein, translated to MRAGIVQGVALAAPEVAGLLLVALAPAGIWWWAHRPDRGWPRRTRLGGPTSTRPSLPVGPVLTVAAGVVLIVSALAAAWPGDAGPRTWSLIVVLVLAWLGAAAVCVAVSDRRARTARHRAQRAASTHCIGAVAPSTTSSSRRPTDDRRQHYVVSVLVALSGGGLFAAVMVALAARTRQLDERDQSAQAYRALAALAHRMVSPDRREALRAGAAGIWTAWQPDSPPAIDPPPERASAYVHRLLDVLAGGPLDLSGVWVPADVRGRLRSALAGPDAVRRRGNGRRHGRVPAMAEPTPVWCIDCDRELHTPESRARRVGAGCWRKRKAAARAAAVQAVSATLPGMSGRGGRPGPGQEPIDGLGALVDGSVR
- a CDS encoding HNH endonuclease, yielding MPWGRIDDRLAMSVKVRGLADPGATGLRAKKQRAEALGVWTQLLSWVSGERSDGFLTADILDLFGWDEANERLMRARYGRAPLLHRRDDGERCECMNGRTWVDDWDYLIHDYLDRNPSRSENDVHKAKAKELKNSALKAAVRARDRDVCRYCGNFCPFSDRVSDAGLTYDHVDPEIADGLQPRSGLPRLQPPQVQAHPRGRRHGAASRARRAATRIRTNVRPESGPRSGLRSRPGPHSGPDPGPPPTETPATSGNSAPVCLPTSAVTSVPTQVASSPGTGRGGSGTAPSLGPPRPGPPTAHRIGPPTTPRGPLHGSPYLRTSRPLPEHHAGHPPQPDPEHQDRTEHP
- a CDS encoding tyrosine-type recombinase/integrase encodes the protein MWIEKNGRTWRIRELLAGEKITLASGYETKSAAQNAMTIMKADALRGDALVPRGGELTLADWVATWWPAYRRALKETSRNSIEGVINRYIVSMLGHLRLGELSEQPLIVQRWTNDLLDGRTRVKKPRPLANKTVRNAHGQLYVIMAAAITHKYIRHNPCEHTLLPEEDDDRDEMLFLTPEEADRVIQATPEHWRPLILLFMATGLRWSEAMGLRKRDIDLVRNRLHVRLQTVEVSGRPIDQTPKTKRGKRHVTFQHDIAEVLRPLLDGKRSDDRVFTGPKGGLIRRKEFYEIWWFVREAAGFPGLRLHDLRHTHVAWLIAANVPLSAISRRIGHKDIGFTDQRYGHLLPEVDEGVVAAVEAAMRKVDFRGNVGEPVPA